A portion of the bacterium genome contains these proteins:
- a CDS encoding nucleoside permease translates to MSVKVRLGIMMFLQYAIWGAWSPVLSAYLENTLHFTGMQIGIIYSLLPLATIISPFIGGQLADRYFSSEKVIAALQLIGGLLLIYISRLTDYTSMMWLFFLYSLLYAPTLALTNSIAFINMKDSEKEFGQVRVWGTIGWIIAGLVLAGWRYLGSAPGADTLLLAGIFSLLLGLQAFTLPHTPPQKNAVKPWAFIEALKMLKDKNVLVFTIIAFVVATELMFYYVLTAPFLVSDKIGVSSNSISAVMVIAQAAEILVLAFLLPWALPKYGIRTVLTIGILAWPIRYIIFAIGSPAWLVIASLALHGFCFVFFFAAAFIYFDTIAPSDIRNSAQSFITLVTYGLGNYVGSLFAGWIKSMFTTPEGVTNWTNVFLVPCALTILCAVAFMALFKTDTAKAKS, encoded by the coding sequence ATGAGCGTCAAAGTGCGTCTAGGAATCATGATGTTTTTGCAGTATGCGATTTGGGGCGCCTGGTCTCCGGTGCTGTCCGCGTACCTGGAAAACACACTTCATTTCACCGGCATGCAGATAGGCATCATCTACAGCCTGTTGCCGCTGGCTACGATCATCTCCCCGTTCATCGGCGGACAACTCGCCGACCGCTATTTTTCCAGCGAAAAAGTAATCGCCGCATTGCAGCTCATCGGCGGATTGCTGCTGATCTACATCTCACGGCTGACCGACTATACCTCGATGATGTGGCTGTTCTTCCTCTATTCCCTGCTCTATGCTCCGACCTTGGCGTTGACCAACTCGATCGCCTTCATCAACATGAAAGATTCTGAAAAAGAGTTCGGTCAGGTACGCGTCTGGGGCACCATCGGCTGGATCATTGCAGGACTGGTTCTCGCAGGCTGGCGTTATCTCGGTTCTGCACCGGGCGCCGACACCCTGCTGCTCGCCGGCATTTTCTCGCTCCTCCTCGGCCTTCAGGCCTTCACCCTTCCGCATACGCCGCCGCAAAAAAACGCCGTCAAACCCTGGGCGTTTATTGAAGCGCTCAAAATGCTCAAGGATAAAAACGTTCTCGTCTTTACCATCATCGCTTTTGTCGTGGCCACCGAATTGATGTTCTACTATGTGTTAACCGCCCCATTCCTGGTGTCGGATAAAATAGGCGTCTCTTCCAACTCGATCTCCGCCGTGATGGTCATCGCCCAGGCTGCAGAGATTCTGGTCCTGGCCTTTCTCCTTCCCTGGGCTCTGCCCAAATACGGCATCCGTACCGTGCTGACTATCGGCATCCTCGCCTGGCCGATCCGTTACATCATCTTTGCCATCGGATCACCCGCCTGGCTGGTGATCGCCTCTCTGGCGCTGCATGGCTTTTGCTTTGTCTTTTTCTTCGCTGCGGCGTTCATTTATTTTGACACCATCGCTCCCAGCGACATCCGCAATTCCGCCCAGAGCTTTATCACGCTGGTGACTTATGGTCTGGGCAATTACGTCGGCAGCCTCTTTGCCGGCTGGATCAAATCCATGTTCACCACTCCCGAGGGCGTCACCAATTGGACCAACGTCTTTCTCGTCCCCTGCGCGCTGACCATCCTGTGCGCTGTGGCATTTATGGCGTTGTTCAAAACCGACACTGCCAAGGCGAAAAGCTGA
- a CDS encoding DUF2334 domain-containing protein: MKTPIHKFFFLIVLALTAGSPLRPQSHCLSLDPVPETINAIRFDPSYYYNAPERVNILADKLVQRWRANGVNTVFYKAYDPAYGAKYQTDYDLNVEADYGRQNLLKHMIKACSSHGIKVIAWMPAFQHKAAWEKYPTWRVRNADGSDYRLNDQSYPLCAANPEVRDWWLGFLRDLLDNYPGLAGVDIGEPVVSWQSAYCGCASCARQKIKSGWNDVSALGLNTTLLAGFELIHSYKKIACVTSVVSPKADGALYTPAEQRGYTGFDLNALLDSEHRPDWISLELMWQQWADLYQNPVLFSPNWVRLAAAALKAQVAERSRLLAHLELTPFGRQGVDAAQLKQSMLAAKEANLVDIDLYDSHQIDRDEVWSTVEEGFRRQIVRRALIVSDPLGENDARQVAGLLSHFRTETEILLLPKEGGYVPGKMRNQDLLFYIGVDPKFRIPHTFLQEASGFQGVFAWIHFGIDQYLMQPETADYGFHYAGSAFDSSWNRVRYKSAMLFKQDPDFNRILIQDSSRCKVYAWLEKGSERLPYAVHSGNLWYFADLTTAFVVEGGSYIVFADLLHEIVGQNHRSNPLAMVRIEDLSPLSDVASLRRIADYLYSQDVPFSISLVPFYLDPVNNTAASLSDQPEFVAAIHYMVRKGGVIVMHGNTHQYRGETTSDYEFWDMMNNGPLFSDSREYVRERLESGMEELAKNGLFPVTWETPHYGASQLDYAVINGYFSSAYERRQTIDLHGSDQLVPWLIDRHAAGGKIIPENLGYIPLSRQEAGPLLEAARNHLALRDGIASFFFHPFVDLNVLKEIIPRMKQMGYRFTDPRRTSQQVRGKTFRVLTGSGDIELPLASPYLREFYLDPHGLVRDETFLPRPAGDTLRKTISAPEGWIYVAQAVNAKPKGRVAGFLSSVVQRMPRTADYFAASQPLTASNGQPARTVLLYDREAKGRTARDQENWQQALGSVGLDVLRLQVDEFFTVPEGTNLILVPHAASLKLKQQQVLLLLRTVQNGANLILERPSDLSAAIGIIPVDSLWTVASIVDEYYPTVAIQWSSTDTLNEFETEFDYITYASEPVSGKPVVIGGDYGNGRYLYWATFFDPDRDGGFGRFPFAIEMLRYHFGLQPLVRRDAVEIYFDPGSREDISIEDLIKLWRKNGVRIINVAGWHSYRDYTYEYGRLIELAHLNAMSVYLWLELPHVSDKFWLDHPPWREQNPLSADIDTSAAHWRRPMALNLPDCREAVMAELRAILMAHDWDGINLAELYYESAAGPADPKWFTPMNSGFRQEFSRRHGFDPLSLFDAHSGHYWKQNPKALTTLYEMRSELIIELHRRFVEFFKKLEKEKKAVWKIIVTTLDDGMAPEAAAHMAVNTAAIAALSRETPFTIQLEETPQANPTDPQDYVEMIHRGQAVTRGEPPMATINLVQRPPRTDLVTRQITGLELYRAIQQCQNHNAQVAFNSEASLYDVDSGYLAMALASATRESLATAAWHIDAATPVSLLLDGRRHQNVLVDGTVWPAYHRGRLLLPAGKHRIEPMNRTSSLFKGFWSEARLVALSGELLEVNKVLRGLGLRYRSETVNHVVLSEKPHDITVDGRRLRIAVMRGELGYAFALPAGEHSAVIHTSSRTTQAIKQVSLVLSGVIAAGGLVFGSILGFLYLKNSRLRRKKSRRSTSS, translated from the coding sequence GTGAAAACACCAATTCACAAATTCTTTTTTTTAATTGTCCTAGCCCTAACCGCAGGCAGCCCGCTGCGGCCGCAGAGCCACTGCCTGAGCCTGGATCCTGTGCCGGAAACGATCAACGCGATCCGCTTTGATCCATCCTATTATTACAATGCTCCTGAGCGCGTCAACATTCTGGCTGATAAACTCGTACAGCGATGGCGGGCGAACGGAGTTAATACAGTCTTTTACAAGGCCTATGACCCAGCCTATGGCGCCAAGTACCAAACCGATTATGATCTGAACGTGGAAGCGGATTACGGCCGTCAAAATCTGCTCAAACACATGATCAAGGCCTGCTCAAGCCACGGCATTAAGGTGATAGCCTGGATGCCTGCCTTTCAACACAAAGCGGCGTGGGAGAAATATCCAACATGGCGGGTTAGAAATGCAGACGGCAGCGATTACCGCCTCAACGATCAGAGCTATCCGCTCTGCGCCGCCAATCCAGAGGTGCGCGACTGGTGGCTCGGTTTTTTGCGCGACCTGCTGGATAACTATCCAGGGCTCGCAGGAGTGGATATCGGCGAGCCGGTGGTTTCCTGGCAGAGCGCCTATTGCGGCTGTGCTTCCTGCGCACGGCAAAAAATAAAAAGCGGCTGGAACGATGTCTCTGCCCTTGGATTGAATACAACATTGCTGGCCGGATTCGAACTCATCCACTCCTATAAAAAGATCGCTTGCGTCACCTCGGTGGTCAGCCCGAAAGCCGATGGCGCCCTCTATACACCGGCTGAGCAGCGCGGCTATACCGGTTTTGACCTGAATGCGTTGCTCGACAGTGAGCACCGGCCGGACTGGATCAGCCTCGAGCTGATGTGGCAACAGTGGGCCGATCTCTACCAAAATCCTGTTCTTTTCTCACCGAACTGGGTCAGACTAGCGGCGGCCGCCCTAAAAGCACAGGTGGCTGAACGCAGCCGATTGCTCGCACACCTCGAGTTGACGCCGTTTGGCCGGCAGGGTGTGGATGCCGCGCAACTGAAGCAAAGCATGCTGGCCGCCAAAGAAGCAAACCTGGTTGATATCGACCTCTACGACAGCCACCAGATCGATCGAGATGAAGTTTGGTCCACGGTCGAAGAGGGATTCCGCCGGCAGATCGTCCGCCGCGCCCTTATCGTCAGCGACCCCCTTGGTGAAAACGACGCACGCCAGGTGGCCGGCCTGCTCAGCCATTTCCGCACCGAGACAGAAATTCTTCTATTGCCGAAAGAAGGCGGTTACGTTCCCGGAAAGATGCGCAATCAGGACCTGCTTTTTTATATCGGTGTTGACCCGAAATTCCGTATTCCCCATACTTTTCTGCAAGAGGCCTCAGGCTTTCAAGGCGTCTTCGCCTGGATCCATTTCGGCATCGATCAATATCTGATGCAACCCGAAACAGCGGATTACGGCTTTCACTATGCCGGCTCGGCCTTTGATTCCTCGTGGAACCGCGTGCGCTACAAATCAGCCATGCTGTTCAAGCAGGATCCGGATTTCAACCGGATTTTGATTCAGGACAGCAGCCGATGCAAGGTTTATGCCTGGCTTGAAAAAGGCAGCGAACGCCTGCCCTATGCCGTGCACAGCGGCAACCTGTGGTACTTTGCGGATCTGACCACCGCTTTTGTGGTGGAAGGCGGCAGCTACATCGTATTTGCCGATCTGCTGCACGAGATCGTCGGACAAAATCACCGTTCCAATCCGCTGGCCATGGTGCGCATCGAAGACCTGTCGCCGCTCTCGGATGTCGCTTCCCTGCGGCGCATCGCCGATTATCTGTACAGCCAGGACGTTCCCTTTTCCATCTCGCTGGTTCCCTTTTACCTGGATCCGGTGAACAACACCGCCGCTTCGCTCTCCGATCAGCCGGAATTCGTCGCAGCGATCCATTACATGGTCCGCAAGGGCGGGGTCATCGTCATGCACGGCAACACCCACCAGTATCGCGGCGAAACCACTTCGGATTACGAGTTCTGGGATATGATGAACAACGGCCCGCTGTTCTCCGATTCACGCGAATACGTGCGCGAACGGCTCGAGTCCGGCATGGAGGAACTGGCGAAAAACGGACTGTTCCCGGTCACCTGGGAGACGCCGCATTACGGCGCCTCGCAGCTCGACTATGCGGTGATCAACGGATATTTCAGTTCCGCCTATGAACGCCGTCAGACCATCGATCTGCATGGATCGGATCAGCTTGTTCCGTGGTTGATCGACCGTCACGCGGCAGGCGGAAAAATCATTCCTGAAAACCTGGGCTATATCCCGCTCAGCCGGCAAGAGGCCGGGCCGCTGCTCGAAGCGGCGCGCAATCATCTGGCACTGCGCGATGGTATCGCCAGCTTCTTTTTCCACCCGTTTGTCGATCTCAACGTGCTGAAAGAGATCATCCCGCGAATGAAACAAATGGGTTATCGTTTCACCGACCCACGCCGTACCAGCCAACAGGTCCGCGGAAAAACCTTTCGCGTTCTCACCGGCAGCGGCGACATCGAGCTGCCGCTCGCCTCCCCCTACCTGCGCGAATTTTATCTGGACCCGCATGGCCTAGTCCGCGATGAAACTTTTTTACCGAGGCCGGCCGGCGACACCCTGCGCAAGACGATCTCGGCGCCTGAGGGATGGATCTATGTCGCACAGGCCGTGAACGCGAAACCGAAAGGACGGGTCGCCGGTTTTCTCAGCAGCGTGGTCCAGCGGATGCCCAGAACAGCCGATTATTTTGCAGCAAGCCAACCGTTAACCGCCTCGAATGGACAACCCGCCCGCACGGTCTTGCTCTATGACCGTGAAGCGAAGGGTAGAACGGCCAGGGATCAGGAAAATTGGCAACAAGCGCTGGGCAGTGTGGGCCTGGATGTTCTGCGGCTGCAGGTCGATGAATTCTTCACCGTTCCGGAGGGCACCAACCTGATTCTGGTCCCGCATGCGGCTAGCCTCAAGTTGAAACAGCAACAGGTCCTGCTGCTCTTGCGCACCGTGCAGAACGGCGCCAACTTGATCCTCGAACGGCCTTCGGATCTCAGCGCTGCCATTGGTATAATTCCGGTGGACAGCCTGTGGACAGTGGCTTCGATCGTGGATGAATATTATCCTACCGTAGCGATCCAGTGGAGTTCGACGGATACGCTGAATGAGTTCGAGACCGAATTCGACTATATCACCTATGCCTCGGAGCCGGTATCGGGCAAACCAGTGGTGATCGGCGGCGATTACGGGAACGGCCGCTATCTCTACTGGGCCACTTTTTTCGATCCGGACCGCGACGGCGGATTCGGCCGTTTCCCCTTTGCCATAGAGATGCTGCGCTATCACTTTGGACTCCAGCCGCTGGTCCGCCGCGACGCCGTCGAGATCTACTTTGATCCCGGCTCGCGCGAGGACATCAGCATTGAAGACCTGATCAAACTATGGCGCAAGAATGGAGTGCGCATTATCAACGTCGCGGGTTGGCACAGCTATCGAGACTATACCTACGAGTACGGTCGTCTCATTGAATTGGCGCATCTCAACGCCATGAGCGTCTATCTCTGGCTGGAGCTGCCGCATGTCTCGGACAAATTCTGGCTGGATCATCCCCCATGGCGCGAGCAGAATCCACTGTCGGCGGACATCGACACCTCCGCCGCTCACTGGCGTCGTCCCATGGCGCTTAATCTGCCCGACTGCCGTGAAGCGGTCATGGCTGAACTGCGCGCCATCCTGATGGCCCATGACTGGGACGGAATTAATCTGGCGGAATTGTATTATGAATCAGCGGCCGGACCGGCGGACCCGAAATGGTTCACGCCCATGAACTCCGGTTTTCGCCAAGAGTTCAGCCGACGCCACGGATTTGATCCCCTGAGCCTGTTCGACGCTCATTCCGGCCATTACTGGAAGCAAAACCCCAAAGCGCTGACAACGCTCTATGAGATGCGCAGTGAGCTGATCATCGAACTACACCGTCGGTTTGTAGAATTTTTCAAAAAACTGGAAAAAGAGAAAAAGGCGGTTTGGAAGATCATCGTCACCACTCTGGACGACGGCATGGCCCCAGAGGCGGCGGCGCACATGGCGGTGAATACCGCCGCCATCGCCGCCCTGAGCCGCGAAACGCCCTTTACCATCCAATTGGAGGAAACGCCGCAGGCCAATCCAACTGATCCCCAGGATTATGTAGAAATGATCCACCGCGGTCAGGCCGTAACGCGGGGCGAGCCGCCCATGGCGACCATCAACCTGGTCCAACGGCCCCCACGCACCGACCTGGTGACCCGTCAGATCACCGGATTGGAACTCTACCGAGCCATCCAGCAATGCCAAAATCACAACGCACAGGTCGCTTTCAATTCAGAGGCCAGTCTTTATGATGTGGACAGCGGCTATCTGGCCATGGCGCTGGCTTCAGCGACGCGCGAATCGTTGGCCACCGCCGCCTGGCACATCGATGCGGCGACGCCGGTCTCCCTGTTGCTGGACGGCAGACGCCATCAGAATGTTCTGGTGGATGGCACTGTTTGGCCTGCTTATCATCGCGGCCGGTTGCTGCTGCCGGCCGGGAAACACCGTATCGAGCCCATGAACCGAACCTCCTCTTTGTTCAAGGGATTCTGGTCCGAGGCACGGCTGGTCGCCCTGTCTGGAGAGTTGTTGGAAGTAAACAAGGTGCTGCGCGGCCTTGGCCTGCGTTACCGGAGTGAAACCGTCAACCATGTGGTGTTGAGCGAAAAGCCGCATGACATCACCGTCGATGGCCGGCGATTGCGCATCGCGGTGATGCGGGGTGAACTCGGCTATGCCTTCGCTCTGCCGGCGGGCGAACACAGCGCGGTGATCCATACCAGCAGCCGAACCACCCAGGCGATCAAACAGGTCAGCCTGGTGCTCTCCGGCGTCATCGCCGCCGGCGGTCTGGTTTTCGGTTCCATTCTCGGATTTCTCTACTTGAAGAATTCGCGCCTGCGAAGAAAAAAATCAAGGCGCAGCACATCGTCCTGA
- a CDS encoding glycosyltransferase family 2 protein, which yields MLPYMHPVLDLLFLASVAVIWGMIIYQLLLTLAGYRYCHRISQEHERLLAAGHEPASISIMIPARNEELVIDKTISTILALDYPPDQLELVIINDGSSDRTAEIIARRSAADPRIKLVSLPVGETGHGKAYALNQGLRHCTHDLVAIYDADNMPERKALHYLALHLQADPSLAAVIGKFRCVNRRHTWLTRFINIETIAFQWILQAGRFHLSRVAILPGTNYIIKKSVIEAVGGWDDRAITEDSELSMRIYQAGWQIKFMPLSVTWEQEPETLAVWTRQRTRWVRGNNYVIRKFIKPMLKLRSRFLITEFVYLFALYYLFLAATVISLLLFLAGGAGLIALNVPGPYFAVWMSAFALFTLEIFVVLGYEGEDSAANILITIAMYFTYCQLWLYIVFKALILDARRHRVGVWDKTERFKVEEPVDEGAGIA from the coding sequence TTGCTGCCCTACATGCACCCGGTTCTGGACCTGCTCTTTCTCGCCAGCGTAGCTGTCATCTGGGGAATGATTATCTATCAGCTGTTGCTCACCCTGGCCGGCTACCGCTACTGTCATCGGATCAGCCAGGAACATGAACGGTTGCTCGCAGCCGGCCACGAACCGGCATCGATTTCGATCATGATCCCTGCGCGCAACGAAGAGTTGGTGATCGACAAAACCATCTCCACCATCCTGGCGCTCGATTATCCCCCTGACCAACTCGAGCTGGTGATCATCAACGACGGCTCCAGCGATCGCACGGCGGAGATCATCGCCAGGCGCAGCGCAGCGGATCCGCGCATCAAGCTGGTCAGCCTGCCCGTCGGCGAGACCGGTCACGGCAAGGCCTACGCGCTGAACCAGGGATTGCGCCATTGCACGCACGACCTCGTCGCGATCTATGATGCGGACAACATGCCGGAGCGCAAAGCCCTGCACTATCTCGCCCTGCACCTACAGGCGGATCCCTCGCTGGCAGCGGTCATCGGCAAATTCCGTTGCGTCAACCGCCGGCATACCTGGCTGACTCGGTTCATCAACATTGAAACTATCGCCTTCCAGTGGATCCTGCAGGCAGGCCGCTTTCATCTTTCCCGCGTGGCCATTCTACCGGGCACCAATTACATTATTAAAAAATCGGTCATTGAAGCGGTCGGCGGCTGGGATGATCGCGCCATCACCGAGGATTCGGAACTGAGCATGCGCATCTATCAGGCGGGCTGGCAGATCAAATTCATGCCCCTCAGCGTCACCTGGGAACAAGAACCGGAGACTCTGGCCGTGTGGACGCGGCAACGCACGCGCTGGGTGCGCGGCAACAATTATGTCATCCGCAAATTCATCAAACCCATGCTGAAACTCCGCAGCCGTTTTTTGATCACCGAGTTCGTCTATCTCTTTGCCTTGTATTATCTATTTCTTGCCGCCACGGTGATCTCCCTGCTGCTGTTTTTGGCCGGCGGCGCCGGCTTGATCGCGCTGAACGTGCCCGGACCCTATTTCGCCGTGTGGATGTCGGCGTTCGCCCTGTTCACTTTGGAAATATTCGTGGTGCTTGGCTATGAGGGCGAAGATTCGGCGGCCAACATTCTCATCACCATCGCGATGTATTTCACCTATTGTCAGCTATGGCTCTATATCGTTTTCAAAGCGCTCATCCTCGACGCCCGTAGACACCGTGTCGGCGTTTGGGATAAAACCGAAAGGTTCAAAGTGGAAGAACCGGTTGATGAAGGAGCGGGCATCGCATGA